A genomic region of Micromonospora sp. NBC_01796 contains the following coding sequences:
- a CDS encoding 5'-methylthioadenosine/S-adenosylhomocysteine nucleosidase family protein, whose amino-acid sequence MGGETEDRDGTRNIGALVTGSGSITVGGSAVGNQTIHHEPEPPRHRAAGHGREDRGGGGQRADIGILTVLPEEMSAVVDVLGRMTDYASYQMFGGAQVHEASVRTDHGTLRTVAMQTLQHGPRSAALAYRDLRQHYRPPIVLLVGIAGGIRSRLDIGDVVISDEVIYYDARKETPTGILRRGQAQTMAPVLLHRLNEFFVRHRGTVQLDPDEHFRIHRGPVGSGDAVITDADSDIRIYLERFNERTLAVETEAGGVAQAFYEEINVDQTLRGWLTIRGISDLADRNKGHEHHDLAARHAAAVMERLLPYLWLTGAGQ is encoded by the coding sequence ATGGGAGGGGAGACGGAGGACCGCGACGGCACCCGCAACATCGGGGCGCTGGTCACCGGATCGGGCAGCATCACCGTCGGTGGTTCCGCCGTCGGCAACCAGACGATCCACCATGAGCCGGAACCGCCCCGGCATCGGGCCGCCGGCCATGGCCGGGAAGACCGGGGAGGTGGCGGGCAGCGGGCCGACATCGGCATCCTCACCGTCCTGCCGGAGGAGATGTCGGCGGTGGTCGACGTGCTGGGCCGGATGACGGACTACGCGTCGTACCAGATGTTCGGCGGGGCACAGGTGCACGAGGCGTCGGTCCGTACCGACCACGGCACCCTCCGTACGGTCGCCATGCAGACCCTGCAACACGGCCCACGGTCCGCCGCGCTCGCCTACCGCGACCTGCGCCAGCACTACCGGCCGCCGATCGTCCTGCTGGTCGGCATCGCCGGTGGGATCAGGTCGAGGCTGGACATCGGCGACGTGGTGATCTCCGACGAGGTGATCTACTACGACGCCCGGAAGGAGACACCGACCGGGATCCTGCGGCGGGGACAGGCGCAGACGATGGCGCCGGTCCTGCTGCACCGGCTCAACGAGTTCTTCGTACGGCACCGGGGAACCGTCCAACTCGACCCGGACGAGCACTTCCGGATCCACCGTGGTCCGGTCGGGTCCGGCGACGCGGTGATCACCGATGCCGACTCGGACATCCGGATCTACCTGGAGCGGTTCAACGAACGGACGCTCGCGGTGGAGACCGAGGCGGGCGGTGTGGCCCAGGCGTTCTACGAGGAGATCAACGTCGACCAGACGCTGCGCGGGTGGCTGACCATCCGGGGCATCTCGGATCTGGCCGACCGGAACAAGGGACACGAGCATCACGACCTCGCCGCCCGGCACGCCGCGGCGGTGATGGAACGGCTGCTGCCGTACCTCTGGTTGACCGGGGCCGGACAGTGA
- a CDS encoding ABC transporter permease has protein sequence MTTLAPPPARSVLGRLRWAVADGWTITHRDLSHWARQPWQIVIALLFPVLTVLMFGYLLGGGMTVPGGGDYREFLLPGMFALTMVFGLETTFAAVATDAARGVTDRFRSMPMAPSAVVVGRGTADLLNSVVGLALMIGCGLAVGWSWHQGPVRAAAAIGLLLLLRFALLWVGIWLGLLAKGPEALVAVQILVWPLGFLSNTFAAPQTMPGWLGAIAEWNPLSSTVAATRELFGNPGWGGDSWIAQHALLMAVLWPTLLIVVFFPLAVRRYRRLGA, from the coding sequence GTGACGACCCTCGCCCCGCCCCCGGCCCGGTCGGTGCTCGGCCGGCTGCGCTGGGCCGTCGCCGACGGCTGGACGATCACCCACCGGGACCTCTCCCACTGGGCCCGGCAGCCATGGCAGATCGTCATCGCGTTGCTCTTCCCGGTGCTGACCGTGCTCATGTTCGGCTACCTGCTCGGTGGCGGCATGACCGTGCCGGGCGGCGGCGACTACCGGGAGTTCCTGCTGCCCGGAATGTTCGCCCTGACCATGGTCTTCGGGCTGGAGACGACGTTCGCCGCGGTCGCCACCGACGCCGCCAGGGGCGTCACCGACCGGTTCCGGTCGATGCCGATGGCACCGTCGGCGGTGGTGGTCGGTCGCGGCACCGCCGACCTGCTCAACTCGGTCGTCGGCCTGGCCCTGATGATCGGCTGCGGGCTCGCCGTCGGCTGGTCCTGGCACCAGGGCCCGGTACGCGCCGCCGCCGCCATCGGACTGCTCCTGCTGCTGCGCTTCGCGCTGCTCTGGGTCGGCATCTGGCTCGGCCTGCTGGCCAAGGGCCCGGAGGCGCTGGTTGCCGTACAGATCCTGGTGTGGCCACTGGGCTTCCTGTCCAACACCTTCGCCGCGCCGCAGACCATGCCGGGCTGGCTCGGTGCGATCGCCGAGTGGAACCCGCTCTCCTCGACCGTCGCCGCGACCCGGGAGCTGTTCGGCAACCCCGGGTGGGGTGGTGACTCCTGGATCGCCCAGCACGCCCTGCTGATGGCGGTGCTCTGGCCTACCCTGCTGATCGTGGTCTTCTTCCCCCTCGCCGTACGCCGTTACCGCAGGCTGGGCGCGTGA
- a CDS encoding ATP-binding cassette domain-containing protein, which translates to MAVAAAAVQVEGLVKRYGGRPALDGFDLSVQPGTVHGLLGPNGAGKTTAVRILTTLLRPDAGRALVAGYDVVRDPVAVRTQIGLVGQHAAVDEILGGRQNLVMFGRLYHLPAATARRRADELLARFGLADTGDKPVGRYSGGMRRRLDLAASLILAPPVLFLDEPTTGLDPRSRAEVWDAVRSLVAGGTTVLLTTQYLDEADQLADRISVVDHGRSIAEGSTDQLKSRLGGDRIDVVVTDGAQLPVAASVIAGITGAEPKVDPDTRRISAPVADRVPALTAVVRGLDAAGVDAEDIALRRPTLDEVFLHLTGRPATTADSGTAASDEKKVTA; encoded by the coding sequence ATGGCAGTGGCAGCGGCAGCCGTACAGGTCGAGGGTCTGGTCAAGCGCTACGGTGGGCGCCCCGCACTCGACGGATTCGACCTCTCCGTACAACCCGGCACGGTGCACGGCCTGCTCGGGCCGAACGGCGCCGGCAAGACCACCGCCGTACGCATCCTCACCACACTGCTGCGACCCGACGCCGGCCGGGCCCTGGTCGCCGGCTACGACGTCGTACGCGACCCGGTCGCGGTACGCACCCAGATCGGGTTGGTCGGCCAGCACGCCGCGGTGGACGAGATCCTCGGCGGCCGGCAGAACCTGGTCATGTTCGGCCGGCTCTACCACCTGCCCGCCGCCACCGCCCGGCGCCGGGCCGACGAACTGCTCGCCCGGTTCGGTCTCGCCGACACCGGCGACAAACCCGTCGGCCGCTACTCCGGCGGCATGCGCCGGCGGCTCGACCTCGCCGCGAGCCTGATCCTCGCCCCACCGGTGCTCTTCCTCGACGAACCGACCACCGGGCTCGACCCGCGCAGCCGGGCCGAGGTCTGGGACGCCGTCCGGAGCCTGGTCGCGGGCGGCACCACGGTCCTGCTCACCACCCAGTACCTGGACGAGGCCGACCAGCTCGCCGACCGGATCTCGGTGGTCGACCACGGCCGGAGCATCGCCGAGGGCAGCACCGACCAGCTCAAGTCGCGGCTCGGCGGGGACCGGATCGACGTGGTGGTCACCGACGGCGCCCAACTGCCCGTGGCCGCCTCGGTGATCGCCGGGATCACCGGCGCCGAGCCCAAGGTCGACCCGGACACCCGGCGGATCAGCGCACCCGTCGCCGACCGGGTCCCCGCGCTCACCGCCGTCGTCCGGGGACTCGACGCCGCCGGGGTCGACGCCGAGGACATCGCGCTGCGCCGCCCCACCCTCGACGAGGTTTTCCTGCACCTGACCGGGCGCCCGGCCACCACCGCCGACAGTGGCACCGCCGCCTCCGACGAAAAGAAGGTGACCGCGTGA
- a CDS encoding oxidoreductase, translating to MTRTATGGVFTGIDGFTVSRMGYGAMQLAGPHVFGPPKDRDQAIAVLREAVELGVTHIDTADFYGPVVVNEIIREALHPYPADLRIVTKVGSRRGADGSWIPSLDPEDLKAQVRENLQHLGLDVLDVVNLRVGTAEDTADEPLAEQFGALAELRQEGLIRHLGLSGVTPGQLTEAQAIAPVVTVQNLYNVARRQDDDLLDRCAAENIAFASFFPLGGFTPLQHDTLVDVAARLGASEQQVALAWLLQRSPAMVLIPGTSSLAHLRENIAAADLELSADAVAELDTIGR from the coding sequence CCGGACCCCACGTCTTCGGCCCCCCGAAGGACCGCGACCAGGCGATCGCCGTACTGCGCGAGGCGGTGGAACTCGGGGTCACCCACATCGACACCGCCGACTTCTACGGTCCGGTGGTCGTCAACGAAATCATCCGGGAAGCCCTCCACCCGTACCCGGCCGACCTGCGGATCGTCACCAAGGTCGGTTCCCGCCGGGGTGCGGACGGCTCCTGGATCCCGTCGCTGGACCCCGAGGACCTCAAGGCCCAGGTACGGGAGAACCTCCAGCACCTCGGCCTGGACGTCCTCGACGTGGTCAACCTGCGGGTGGGCACGGCCGAGGACACCGCCGACGAACCCCTCGCCGAGCAGTTCGGCGCCCTGGCCGAGCTGCGCCAGGAAGGGTTGATCCGTCACCTCGGGCTCAGCGGCGTCACCCCGGGCCAGCTCACCGAGGCGCAGGCGATCGCGCCGGTGGTCACCGTGCAGAACCTCTACAACGTGGCCAGGCGCCAGGATGACGACCTGCTCGACCGGTGCGCCGCCGAGAACATCGCCTTCGCCTCGTTCTTCCCGCTCGGCGGCTTCACCCCGTTGCAGCACGACACGCTCGTCGACGTCGCCGCCCGGCTGGGAGCCTCCGAGCAGCAGGTCGCGCTCGCGTGGCTGCTCCAGCGGTCACCCGCGATGGTCCTCATTCCCGGCACCTCGTCCCTGGCCCACCTGCGGGAGAACATCGCCGCGGCCGACCTGGAGCTGTCGGCCGACGCGGTCGCGGAACTCGACACCATCGGCCGGTAG
- a CDS encoding TetR/AcrR family transcriptional regulator: MTTEYTGSGDPARSMALLWRGPEKPAPRSGLTVDRIVDTAIELADAEGLAALSMRKLAERLGVGVMSLYTYVPSKAELVDVMLDAVLGRMDRPDEGDLDWRTRLEHIARENLTTYQRHPWMLEVAVQRPPMGPHLIAKYDYELRALSGIGLTEVEMDSVLTLLLGYVAGAARGTVDAVQVERRTGMTDEQWWAAQAPLLEQVLDPDSYPVASAVGSAAGEANQGAYDPNGAFEFGLERVLDGIEVFVRRTDHSADRGQPAE; encoded by the coding sequence ATGACCACCGAGTACACCGGCAGCGGAGACCCGGCCCGGAGCATGGCCCTGCTCTGGCGCGGACCGGAGAAGCCGGCGCCCCGCTCCGGGCTGACCGTCGACCGGATCGTCGACACGGCGATCGAACTGGCCGACGCCGAGGGCCTCGCCGCCCTGTCCATGCGCAAGCTCGCCGAACGGCTCGGCGTCGGGGTGATGTCGCTCTACACGTACGTGCCGAGCAAGGCCGAACTGGTCGACGTCATGCTCGACGCGGTGCTGGGGCGGATGGACCGGCCGGACGAGGGTGACCTGGACTGGCGGACCCGGCTCGAACACATCGCCAGGGAGAACCTGACCACCTACCAGCGACATCCGTGGATGCTCGAGGTCGCCGTCCAGCGACCCCCGATGGGCCCGCACCTGATCGCCAAGTACGACTACGAGCTGCGGGCGCTGTCCGGCATCGGGCTGACCGAGGTGGAGATGGACTCGGTGCTCACCCTGCTGCTCGGGTACGTCGCCGGGGCGGCCCGGGGCACGGTGGATGCGGTCCAGGTCGAACGCCGGACGGGGATGACCGACGAACAGTGGTGGGCCGCCCAGGCCCCGCTGCTGGAGCAGGTCCTCGACCCGGACAGCTACCCGGTCGCGAGCGCGGTCGGCAGCGCGGCGGGCGAGGCGAACCAGGGCGCGTACGACCCGAACGGGGCCTTCGAGTTCGGCCTGGAGCGGGTGCTCGACGGGATCGAGGTCTTCGTCCGACGTACGGACCACTCCGCCGACCGAGGCCAGCCGGCGGAGTGA
- a CDS encoding SWIM zinc finger family protein has product MTDGGSGGGEVLGFPAFPKGLRRIPRFARSWWGRAWLTAMEETALDSIQLRKGRRFAYGGHVGSITVSPGRLAATVYDDAGGSYRTVVEVERLTGPEWERLLGAITAKAGHLAALLDGDVPQELVDAAHDVDVRLLPGIGDLQPHCSCPDWEFPCRHAAALCYQSAWLIDADPFVLLLLRGRGAAELLGDLRRQPPSPLPGFGAGPVGVAATEAFALPVAALPPVPPGLPELDPDGLLPAVVAGAGVEPGLLRRLVADAAHRARALGGRTSGTAG; this is encoded by the coding sequence ATGACCGACGGCGGCAGTGGCGGCGGCGAGGTGCTGGGCTTTCCGGCGTTCCCGAAGGGGTTGCGTCGGATCCCGCGCTTCGCCCGGTCGTGGTGGGGACGGGCCTGGCTGACCGCGATGGAGGAGACCGCGCTGGACAGCATCCAGCTCCGCAAGGGGCGGCGGTTCGCGTACGGGGGGCACGTCGGTTCGATCACGGTCAGCCCGGGGCGGCTCGCCGCCACCGTGTACGACGACGCGGGCGGCTCGTACCGGACGGTGGTGGAGGTGGAGCGGCTCACCGGCCCGGAGTGGGAGCGGCTGCTCGGGGCGATCACGGCGAAGGCGGGTCACCTCGCCGCCCTGCTCGACGGGGACGTCCCGCAGGAACTGGTCGACGCGGCACACGACGTCGACGTACGGCTGCTGCCCGGAATCGGCGACCTGCAACCGCACTGCTCCTGCCCGGACTGGGAGTTCCCGTGCCGGCACGCGGCGGCGCTCTGTTACCAGTCGGCGTGGCTGATCGACGCGGATCCGTTCGTGCTGCTGCTCCTGCGCGGTCGGGGCGCCGCCGAGCTGCTCGGGGACCTGCGACGGCAGCCACCGAGCCCGTTGCCGGGGTTCGGGGCGGGGCCGGTCGGGGTCGCCGCGACGGAGGCGTTCGCGCTGCCGGTGGCCGCGCTGCCGCCCGTACCGCCGGGTCTGCCGGAGCTGGACCCCGACGGACTGTTGCCGGCGGTGGTGGCCGGGGCGGGGGTGGAGCCGGGGTTGCTGCGGCGGCTCGTCGCCGACGCGGCGCACCGGGCGCGGGCGCTGGGCGGCCGGACTTCCGGTACGGCCGGCTGA
- a CDS encoding SDR family NAD(P)-dependent oxidoreductase: MTITLVTGGNKGLGRETARRLVALGHTVYIGSRDPLRGRMAADELGARFLQLDVTDAASVTVAAAELSRRESRLDVLVNNAGVFEGMVKPDDATAARTERVFEVNVIGLVRVTHAFLPLLHASDRPVIVNVSSGLGSFGMVHDPERGEHAYALPIYASAKAAVNMLTVQYAKGLPDIRINAVEPGFSTTDLHGMTGHGLQTVEEGTDAIVRLATIGPDGPTGTFSDRHGDLPW, from the coding sequence ATGACCATCACGCTCGTTACCGGCGGTAACAAGGGCCTCGGTCGGGAGACCGCCCGCCGCCTCGTCGCCCTCGGACACACCGTCTACATCGGCTCCCGCGACCCGCTGCGCGGCCGGATGGCGGCGGACGAACTCGGCGCACGGTTCCTCCAACTCGACGTCACCGACGCCGCCTCCGTCACCGTCGCGGCGGCGGAGCTGAGCCGCCGGGAGAGCCGGCTCGACGTCCTGGTGAACAACGCCGGGGTCTTCGAAGGCATGGTGAAGCCCGACGACGCCACCGCAGCCCGGACGGAGCGGGTCTTCGAGGTCAACGTCATCGGCCTCGTACGCGTCACGCACGCGTTCCTACCGCTGCTGCACGCCTCCGACAGACCGGTGATCGTCAACGTCAGCAGCGGGCTCGGCTCGTTCGGCATGGTGCACGACCCCGAACGGGGCGAGCACGCGTACGCGCTCCCCATCTACGCCTCGGCCAAGGCGGCGGTGAACATGCTGACCGTGCAGTACGCCAAGGGCCTGCCGGACATCCGGATCAACGCCGTCGAACCCGGCTTCAGCACCACCGACCTGCACGGGATGACCGGGCACGGACTCCAGACGGTCGAGGAGGGCACCGACGCGATCGTGCGGCTGGCGACCATCGGCCCGGACGGACCCACCGGGACCTTCTCCGATCGCCACGGAGACCTGCCCTGGTAG
- a CDS encoding DEAD/DEAH box helicase, whose amino-acid sequence MTGGLVAAGDPTGEGPRVELTRCAVLFEPADPPRAGTVAFWTAEGAPEPVGEPGKLTVLTPDPADPTAVTTRTVEARRLPVRDALPLLVRARRDDGTAHPAAVFWGAAADEALHLVGRGRLLPGISPDGFDAWRIGPFDESDLERVAALGAAMPATARAIPLPEQDPPRLPDAVTLVRRFLDAVADTLPRRPDATGAYAADAPQPAAELRDWAGEIAAVDTGIRLSLRIEADPDDVGTQPLRAVLQVADRGDPGSLVDARALWTPTGGAGSWAGRSDSARTDTSLAVRRAGRVFPPLGRLLDDAVPDTLVLDDDEVTDLLGGGAARLAAAGVAVHWPRELAAELSTTALLGGGRDLPAGSGGLFGDGRLLEFNWQVALGGTPLSAAEMDQLAEAHRPIARLRGRWVLVDPETVRRARQRVLPALSPVAALGAALTGTVEIDGRSVRVGSTGWLEDLRRRIVDADGGSEPLPAPAGLAATLRDYQLRGLRWLTRMTSLGLGACLADDMGLGKTITLIALHLHRSRDPETAGPTLVVCPASLLGNWEREIRRFAPGVPVRRFHGTGRDLDPADGFTLTTYGTMRLDAARLAGQRWGMVVADEAQHVKNPASDTAKALRTINTGARVALSGTPVENNLTELWAILDWTTPGLLGPLPAFRERWVRPDGAADLDRLARLVGPFLLRRRKTDPGIAPELPAKTETDRPVTLTPEQAGLYEAVVRETLEQIRLSTGMARRGLVLALLTALKQICNHPAQYLAEEEPRLRGRSGKLELLDELLDTILAGGGAALVFTQYVAMARLLERHLTGRGITTRLLHGGTPVHRREELVERFQAGEVPVFLLSLKAAGTGLNLTRADHVIHYDRWWNPAVEDQATDRAYRIGQTRPVQVHRLIAEGTVEDLIARTIADKRGLADAVLAGGAAALTELTDDELAELVTLRETA is encoded by the coding sequence GTGACCGGCGGGCTGGTCGCGGCGGGCGATCCCACCGGGGAGGGGCCCCGGGTCGAGCTGACCCGGTGCGCCGTCCTGTTCGAACCGGCCGACCCGCCCCGCGCCGGGACGGTGGCCTTCTGGACCGCCGAGGGTGCACCGGAGCCGGTGGGCGAGCCGGGCAAGCTCACCGTGCTCACCCCGGATCCGGCCGACCCGACGGCGGTCACCACCCGTACGGTCGAGGCCCGCCGGCTGCCCGTACGCGACGCCCTGCCGCTGCTCGTACGGGCCCGCCGCGACGACGGTACGGCGCACCCGGCGGCGGTGTTCTGGGGTGCCGCCGCCGACGAGGCCCTGCACCTGGTCGGCCGGGGGCGGCTGCTGCCGGGGATCTCCCCGGACGGGTTCGACGCCTGGCGGATCGGCCCGTTCGACGAGTCCGACCTGGAGCGGGTCGCCGCACTCGGGGCCGCGATGCCGGCCACCGCGCGGGCGATACCACTGCCCGAGCAGGACCCGCCCCGGCTCCCCGACGCCGTGACGCTGGTACGCCGGTTCCTCGACGCGGTCGCCGACACCCTGCCCCGGCGCCCCGACGCCACCGGTGCCTACGCCGCCGACGCACCACAACCCGCCGCGGAACTGCGCGACTGGGCCGGGGAGATCGCCGCGGTGGACACCGGGATCCGGCTGTCGCTGCGGATCGAGGCCGATCCGGACGACGTCGGCACCCAGCCGCTGCGGGCGGTGCTCCAGGTCGCCGACCGGGGCGACCCCGGCTCGCTGGTCGACGCCCGTGCGCTCTGGACGCCGACGGGCGGGGCGGGATCGTGGGCGGGCCGGTCGGACAGTGCCCGTACCGACACCAGCCTGGCCGTACGCCGCGCCGGGCGGGTGTTCCCGCCGCTGGGGCGCCTGCTCGACGACGCGGTGCCGGACACCCTCGTACTCGACGACGACGAGGTCACCGACCTGCTCGGCGGCGGCGCCGCTCGGCTGGCGGCGGCCGGGGTGGCGGTGCACTGGCCCCGCGAACTGGCCGCCGAGTTGAGCACCACCGCGCTGCTCGGTGGCGGCCGGGACCTGCCGGCCGGCAGCGGCGGGCTGTTCGGCGACGGCCGGCTGCTGGAGTTCAACTGGCAGGTGGCCCTCGGCGGGACCCCGCTGAGCGCGGCGGAGATGGACCAACTCGCCGAGGCGCACCGGCCGATCGCCCGGCTGCGCGGTCGGTGGGTCCTGGTCGACCCGGAGACCGTACGCCGGGCCCGGCAACGGGTTCTGCCGGCGCTGAGCCCGGTCGCCGCCCTCGGCGCCGCGCTGACCGGCACGGTCGAGATCGACGGGCGGTCGGTGCGGGTCGGGTCGACCGGCTGGCTGGAGGACCTGCGGCGGCGCATCGTCGACGCCGACGGCGGCTCCGAGCCGCTGCCCGCACCCGCCGGACTGGCCGCGACCCTGCGCGACTACCAGCTTCGCGGTCTGCGCTGGCTGACCCGGATGACCTCGCTCGGCCTGGGCGCCTGCCTCGCCGACGACATGGGACTCGGCAAGACCATCACGCTGATCGCCCTGCACCTGCACCGCAGCCGGGATCCGGAGACCGCCGGGCCGACCCTGGTCGTCTGCCCGGCCTCGCTGCTCGGCAACTGGGAACGGGAGATCCGCCGGTTCGCCCCCGGTGTGCCCGTACGCCGGTTCCACGGGACCGGTCGGGATCTGGACCCGGCCGACGGGTTCACCCTCACCACGTACGGCACCATGCGGCTGGACGCCGCCCGGCTGGCCGGTCAGCGCTGGGGGATGGTCGTCGCCGACGAGGCCCAGCACGTCAAGAACCCGGCGTCGGACACCGCCAAGGCGTTGCGGACCATCAACACCGGGGCCAGGGTGGCGCTGAGCGGCACACCGGTGGAGAACAACCTGACCGAGCTGTGGGCGATCCTCGACTGGACCACGCCGGGGCTGCTCGGCCCGCTGCCCGCGTTCCGGGAGCGATGGGTGCGCCCGGACGGCGCGGCCGACCTCGACCGGCTCGCCCGGCTGGTCGGCCCGTTCCTGCTCCGCCGGCGCAAGACGGATCCGGGGATCGCCCCGGAGCTGCCGGCAAAGACCGAGACCGACCGGCCGGTGACCCTGACACCGGAGCAGGCGGGGCTCTACGAGGCGGTGGTCCGGGAGACCCTGGAGCAGATCCGGCTCAGCACCGGGATGGCCCGTCGGGGTCTGGTGCTGGCGCTGCTGACCGCGTTGAAGCAGATCTGCAACCATCCGGCGCAGTACCTGGCCGAGGAGGAGCCCCGGCTGCGCGGCAGGTCCGGCAAGCTGGAACTGCTCGACGAGCTGCTCGACACGATCCTCGCCGGTGGGGGAGCGGCCCTGGTCTTCACCCAGTACGTGGCCATGGCCCGGCTGCTCGAACGGCACCTCACCGGGCGCGGGATCACCACCCGGCTGTTGCACGGCGGCACCCCGGTCCACCGGCGCGAGGAGTTGGTGGAGCGGTTCCAGGCCGGCGAGGTCCCGGTGTTCCTGCTCTCGCTGAAGGCCGCCGGGACAGGGCTCAACCTGACCCGCGCCGACCACGTGATCCACTACGACCGCTGGTGGAACCCGGCGGTCGAGGACCAGGCCACCGACCGGGCGTACCGGATCGGGCAGACCCGGCCGGTGCAGGTGCACCGGCTGATCGCCGAGGGCACGGTGGAGGACCTGATCGCCCGGACCATCGCCGACAAGCGCGGGCTGGCCGACGCGGTCCTGGCCGGTGGCGCGGCGGCGCTGACCGAGTTGACCGACGACGAACTGGCCGAACTGGTGACCCTGCGGGAGACGGCATGA